The window GCGATCAATGGTCGACCGGCTGCATCCGCCAGCTTGGAAAATCCCGAGACGAGCCCTGCCGAAGTCGCGGGGAAGGCGAGCGGGAGCACCATGGCGGTCGGAAAGCTCCGCCCGCGCAGGATCATCGCCTGGTCCATCGCCTTGCCGAAATCCGCGCCGATCGAGGGGATCATCCAGCCTTCCGCTGGGGCGATGTCCTCGAGCATGTCGAGAAGGCTGCCGAACCCCGCGACGCCGAAATTGTAGAGATTGGCGTTGCCGCCATAGAGATAAGTGGTCACCCCTCCCGAGAGCAGCCAATCGACCATCTTGCGATTTTCCGTCTTGCTCGGTTCGCCATTCACATGGCGCGCCAGCGGCGGCACGGAAAGGACGGAAGACCTGAGATCGGCCAACTCTACCGGAGTCGTTTTCATGGAAATCTCCTTGCCAAGTTCCCTGTATTTTTAATTTACAAGTTGAGGAAGGGCAATAGCAATGTTAGAGAAAACGTCAGCCGATAAGTGCCTAAAAATCCCGCGGTTTGCGAAGGACGCTTGTTCTCTCTCCGAACGGCGGCTGTCAGACGATGGTGCCAGACATGTCTTTCGACTTGACATTTGAGTGCGTGCTGGATTTGCGCTGCGCAGTGGCTGAAAGCCCGGTATACGACGACCGCCGAAACTGCCTGTTTTTCGTCGATATCGGCAAGCGCGCCCTCCATCGTGCCGATCTTACCGGGTCGGGCCATATCGCGTGGACCTTCGTGCACGGTGCCTGCAGCATCGGACTTGCACAGTCTGGACGCCTCGTGCTCGCGCAACGGGACCGCGTCGTGCTGTTCGATCCGGATAGCGGCACGATCGCGAAGGAGATCGCCTCCATCGAGGCCGAAACACGAGACACGCGTCTGAACGACGGTAAGGTCGGGCCGGACGGTGCGTTCTGGGTGGGGACGATGCATGAAGCGGCCGACCGGCGGCCGGTCGCTTCGCTTTACCGCGTTCCGGCGGACGGCACGGTGGAGCGCAAGGTCGGCGGCATCATCTGTTCCAATGGTCTCGCCTGGAGCGCGGACGATTCCGTTCTCTTTCATTCGGATTCGCGCGGACCCTGGATCGACCGCTGGCAATTCGACCGCGAGACCGGGGCGATCTCCGAACGCAGACGGCTCGCCGTTCTCGACGAGGCATGCGGCCGTCCCGACGGAGCGGCGACCGATGTAGAGGGAAGTTACTGGAGCGCCGGGGTTTCGGCCGGCGTCCTTAACTGCCTCTCCGCCGAAGGCGAATTGGTCAGGACGCATCGCTTCCCGGTGCCGACGCCCACCATGCCCTGCTTCGCCGGACCGGATCGGAAGACGCTCTTCGTCACGTCGTTGCGTCCGGCGGGCGTCGGCGAGGACAGTCGGGCCGGCGGCATTTTCGCTGCCCGCAGCCCGATAGCAGGAGTCGCTGTGCAGCGCTTCGATGATCGCAGGCTTTGAGGTTTCGTTGGCCGCAGGCTCAGGGAACGATACCCCGGCAGGCCCAGGCAATGTTCGCAAACGACCTCGGACCATCCGGCCGACCTGCCTCGTAAGCGTCGCGCACGGCGGCATCGGTGCGCGCCCGTTCTGTGGCCCCGAGCGCCATCACATACTTGCCGAGCGGCCCTTCGCCTGCGGCAATCGGCGCCCAGTAGTCGTCGAAATTCTGGTAGTCCATACGGATCATGAGCTGGGTCTCCGAAACGTCGACGAGGCCCTGCTCCACAAAAGTTCTTTTCATTTCACCCGGCTGCATCATCGGCTGAAAGCAATAGCGCTCGCGGAGCTGGCGTCCGCCTTCGCCGAGTGCGGCCACCGTGTCGACCATCATCCGCATGCCGGGCATGCCGCCGAGATGGTCCCACACAGCTGCCGCGACGACGCCGCCCGGCCGCACGACCCGGCGCATCTCGGCGACTGCCTTGTCGGCCTCGGGTACGAAATGAAGCACGAGCAGCGCCAAAGCACGGTCGAAAGTCCCGTCCTCGAAGGGCAGGGCGCAGGCATCCGCCTGCCGGATCTTTACGCGCGGGTCGGTATTGCGCCGGCTCGCCTCCTGGACGAAGACGGGCGAATAGTCGATGGCTGTGATCTCGGCGGGACCGGCGGTTCTCGCGAGCGCAAAAGTGAGGCTGCCGGTGCCGCAGCCGACGTCGAGAACCTTTTCGCCGTCGGCGAGCCCAGAGAACTCGATGAATAGCGGCGCCAATCTCTGGCTCCAGCGCCCCATGAGCTGTTCATAGCCGGCCGCATCATGGACAGTGAAGTTGGAAGTCATCAAAGTCTCCACACGTTGAGCGTATGGTAGACCTCGACCTGGCGATTTGCCAAGCGCGAGCAGTCCGTTGTCGAGGCAGCGTCAATCGCATGACGGTCTTGCAAAGAAACGGTGAAATGATCTACAGCGCCTCGCCTCCTATGAGACGCGCAAAGGACGCAATAGCACTTTGCGTCGCAGTGGCCGACGTCCGATTCCCGCGACATTGCTAATGCAGGTGTCTCAGCTTGTCGGGGTTCCGCATCACATAAATTGCAGCGACCTTGCCGTCCTCGATTTCGAGCGCGGTTGTCTGGAGTTCGCCGTCTGCCTCGAGCGTGACGAATCCGGGCAGTCCGTTGACGAAACCGGCTCGAACAAGTTTCGAGCCGTTCTTTTGGAACAGAACCGCCAGTTGTTCGTGGACCGTCATCACGGCATCAAATCCGATGATCGGCTTCATTGCCGCGGGACGCTTGCCGCCGCCGTCGGCATGGATGCTGACGTCGGCTGCCAACATCGCGCCGAGCGTCGTCATGTCGCCGCTGCGCGAGGCGGTGAAGAAAGCTTCAGCGATCTCGAGGCTTTTCTGTTTCTCGATCTGGAAGCGAGGTCTCGCCTCGCGGACATGGGTGCGCGCGCGGCTGGCGAGCTGGCGGCAGGCAGCGGGGTCGCGCTGGATGGTCGTGGCGACTTCTTCAAATCCCAGCCCAAAAACGTCGTGGAGCAGGAAGGCTGCGCGCTCAAGTGGAGAAAGGCGTTCCAGGGCAAGCATCAAGGGCAGTGTGACGTCTTCCTCCTGCTCCTCTTCCACGATCGGGTCGGGAAGCCAGGGGCCGACATACGTCTCGCGCTGACGTCGTGCTGATTTGAGCTGATCCAGGCAGAGCCGAGCGACCGTACGGCGCAGGAACGCCTCGGGCTCACGCACCGCGGAGCGGTCGGCCCCCATCCAGCGGATGAAGGCCTCCTGCACCATATCTTCCGCGTCGGCGACGGAGCCGAGCATGCGATAGGCGACCCGCATGAGCTTTGGACGCAGCGGATCGAATCCCGCCGCTGCGTCCTCGTGATTGGTGTTCGTCATCAGGCGGCTGCCTGGGCAGCGGCCCTTGCCGCGGCCGGATCGACCCACAAGCCGAAGCCAACCGCAAGGCGGTTCCACCCATTGATGACATTGATCATGAGCGTGAGCTTCACCTGCTCCTCCTCGCTGAAATGAGCTCTCAGGGCCTCAAAGGCGCGTTCGTGTGCATGGCCCTCCGACAGCCGCGTGAGAGCCTCGGTCCAGCCTAGCGCTGCGCGCTCGCGATCGGAATAGCAGGGCGCTTCACGCCACGCCGGCAGCAGGTAGATGCGTTGCTCCGTCTCGCCTTTTTCCCGAGCTTCCACCGTATGCATGTTGATGCAGTTGGCGCAGCCGTTGATCTGGGAGGCACGGATCTTCACCAATTCGATGAGACTTGGCTCGAGGCTGGACTCGACGGCGACCGACGTGCTCATCCAGTTCTTCATCAGCGACGGGGCAGCGGCGAAAAGATCAAGTTTGGCAGTCATGATTCAGTTCCTTCTGTTGGCTCCGACACCATGACGAGACAGGACCTGCGAGTGTGACATGAGCGTAGAAATTTCTTATCGGGGCATGCTTTCCTGCGGGCAGGAGACTTTGGCCGACGCGCTTGAATATCCCGACGCCTAGAGCATCCCGCTTTCAAGTGGAATCGCTGAAGGCGGATAAGATGCTCTAGAATCAAAGTGCTAGAGCGTCCTTTGTGCGTTCACTTGAACGCACGGCGCTCTCGGCAATCACTGCCGGAGTGGTTACCGAGCGAGTTCCCGCTGTTAAGAGGCGACTTCGGAAGCTGCCGACATCAAGTCTTCGGGATTGAGTGCCCGGCACACATTTCGGCCTTCGTCTTCAACTTCTGTAAAGCTCCAGCGCACGACACCTTCTCGATCGAGCAGGAAATGACCGACGAGCTGCATATAACCGGGGACCCTCACCTGCTGATCGGCTTCTGTGATCTCGTACCCGTCCTTCGTGTTGAGAAGGTCGCCTGCTGCGTCCGGATTCATCGGTTCAGGCAATTCCCCGGGCCGATCGACCCGCATTGTCGTGACCACATCCATTCCAACTTTGTGTGGCCAGTCGGTCTCATTCTCCGTGATCTCAAGGAGAGATAAGCCGAAGGCGCGGTGTGAGGCTCGCTCCGGATCGGATGCAGCAAGAAGGCCCGGTATCGGATGATAACGGAAGTAGAGTCGCGCGCGTTCGACTGGGGTATTTACCACCGCAAGAGAGTTCACGCCTTTCTCACGCAGTGCCGTGTTGAGCTGTGCCATCGCCGCGACATGGCGCCGGCAGAACGGACACAGCAGGCCTCGAAACAAACCGATCAACAACGGGCTGCGACCGCGAAAATCATCAAGTGCGATCGTTCCCTCGCGCGAGATGGCATCCAGCACAATGTTAGGTGCCCGGTCGCCCGGTTGTAACGGATGGTCGGCATGGGGCGCAGACATAGGCAACCTCCTTCCCCGGGTCAGTCGAGAAAAGGCAGCACGGCAAGTGCTTCGAGGTCGAGCTGGCGTTCCAGGGCGAATAGGGTTCGGCCTTACAGCCAGGATATGCCCTCAGAATGGCCCCACATTGGCCCACGAGCAAGCGGTAAACAGCGGACCGGCCCCTTGGCCTTTCCGCCGTTTCGTTCCATGGCGCGGAGCCGGCGCCGTGCTTACATCGCCTTGCCGTCGGCGCCGAAGACATGGCAGCGCGAGGGATCGAAATAGACGGCGAGGTTGGTGCCGCGCTCGACTTTCTGCTGTCCCTCGAGCGCGACGGTGATGTGCTGATGATCAGGGGTGATGCCGTAGAGCATGGTTTCACCGCCGAGGTTTTCAACGAGCTCGACATTGATCGGGGCGAGCGTGATGCCATCGTTGTGTGCGGAAAGATGTTCCGGCCGGATGCCGAAAGTCACGTCCTGCCCCGGCGCTGCGCCGCTCAATGCGCGCGGCAGGCGGATGGTGCCGCCGCAAACCTGGATCGCGGTCTCCGCTTCCCCGATGGCCGCGATGCGCGCCTTGAGGAAGTTCATTTTCGGGCTGCCGATGAACCCGGCGACGAACCGGTTGACGGGATGGTTGTAGAGATCGAGCGGCGCGCCCACCTGCTCGATCCGCCCCGAGTTCAGGACGACGATCTTGTCGGCCATGGTCATGGCCTCCACCTGGTCGTGGGTGACATAGATCATCGTGTTGCCGAGATCGCGGTGAAGCCGCGAGATTTCGACGCGCATCTGTACGCGGAGTTCGGCATCGAGGTTGGAAAGCGGCTCGTCGAAGAGGAAGATGCGCGGCTCGCGCACGATCGCCCGGCCGATCGCCACGCGCTGGCGCTGACCTCCGGAAAGTGCCTTCGGCTTGCGGTCGAGCAGCTTCTCGATCTGCAGGATCTCGGCGGCGCGACGCACCTTGGGCTCGATATCCGCCTTTCTATAGCCGGCCGTCTCGAGGCCGAAGGCGAGATTCTTATAGACCGACATGTGCGGGTAGAGCGCATAGGACTGGAACACCATGGCGATGCCGCGCTTGGCCGGCGCCACCTCGTTCATCCGGTCGTTGTCGAGCATGAGCGTGCCACCGGAAATCTCCTCCAGGCCGGCGATCATGCGCAGCAGCGTCGACTTCCCGCAACCGGACGGACCGACGAAGACGGCGAATTCGCCGGGATCGATGGTGAGGTCGATGCCGTGGATCACGTCGAGCGCGCCATAGCGCTTCTCGACCTTCTGAAGAACGACGCTGGTTGCCATTTCGAGTTCCTCCCTGCGGCCTTTGCTGTTACCGCGTGTTCGCACGCCAGTTGGCATATTTCGGGCTTTCCGGTCCGATCGGAAGCGTTATCTCGCGACCTGTGTCGGCGGACTGATAGATCGCCGTCACCAGTTCCAGCGCCTGCCGCGCATCCTTGGTGGTGACAGGAAGCGGCCCCTTGCAGCTGAGAAAGGCGTGGAAATGCTCCATCTGCGTGGTGAAGCGCGGGGAGACCGGACGCCAGTCGCCGATCACGTCGTCGATCTCAGCCTGAACCGTCTCGTTCGCGGCAATGATCTTCCAGGGATCCTTGCCCGGCGCGTAGGGTTCATGGCTGCTTTCGAAAGTAACGTTCTCGAAGTGCAGGCGAAGGCGGCTGATCTGCTCTTGCGAACCGAGCGTGCAGGAGAGCGACACGAAGGCGCCGTTCTGCATGAGCAGGCTCGCCGAGGCGCAGTCCTCGACCTCGATATCGTTGACGCGTGTCGCGACGCGCCCGAACACCCTTGCGACCGGACCGAGGAGATGAAGCATCATGTCGTGCAGGTGAAGGGCATGGGTCACCAGCACGCCGCCAAGTTCCGTTTCCCATTTGCCGCGCCACGGAACGGAGTAATACTCTGGCGTGCGCGACCAGAAGGTTTCGACGGAGCCCACATAGGGTTTGCCGGCGATACCGGCGTCGATTATGCGCTTCGCCTTCTCGATACCGTCGCCATAGCGATACTGGAAGATCGGCATCAGCACGCCCCGGGCCTGCTTTTCCGCCTCCATGATCCGGTCGACGCCCTTGAGCGAACCGGTGAGCGGCTTCTCGCAGATCACGTGCTTGCCCGAGGCCAGCGCATCGAGCACCTGTTCGAGGTGAATGCCGGGTGGCGTGCAGATATCGATGATGTCGATGCTGTCGTCGGCGAGCAATTCCTTGAACGAAGTCGTTCGCTTTTCGATGCCGAACTCGTTGCCGACTTCGTTCAGCCGTTCCTCGTTGAGGTCGCAGAGCGCGGTCACCCGGAACTTGTCCGGATGCGGCAGATAACCCTCGACGATGTGCGACCGACCGATCCCGCAGCCGATGATGGCAACTGTCTTTACGCTCATATCAGTTCTTTTCCTGGTTACGCTCGGCGATCGCTTGCGCTGAAAGGGCAAGCTCCATGGCCTTGAAGCAGCGTTCCTGCGGCATGGCGGTTTCGGTTCTGTCGCGGATGTCGGCGAGGAACTGGCGGCCGAAGGGCAGGTCGACGCCCGAGCAATCGATGTGTTCGACGCCGCTGCGACCGGCAAGAAACAGGTGGTTGCCTCCTGCGCGCCCGGCGAGATCGACCGTCTTGCGCACCTCGATCGTGCCGGTCGTACCGACGATGAAGAGCCGGCCGTCGCCCCAGGTCGGCATGCCGTCCGGGGTGAGCCAGTTGACGTGGATCATCCCGGTCGCCTTGCCGGTCGAGAGATGGATGTTGCCCGTATCCTGCAGTTCCGGGCTGTCGGGAACGCTCCGGTTGTCGACGCTTGCCGAGAGAATGGTGGCGTCGCTGGCGCCGGCGAAGAAGAGGAACTGCTCGCATTGGTGCGAGGCAATGTCGGTGAGGATGCCGCCGTAGTCCGAACGGCGGAAGAACCAGTCGGGGCGGCTTTCCCTACGCAGCCGGTGCGGTCCGAGGCCCACCATGTGGACGACCTCGCCGATGGCGCCGGCGGCGGTCAGTTCTCCGGCTTTCACTGTCGCTGGGCTTTCGAAATGCTCGGAATATAGGATCGAGAAGATACGCCCCGTTTCGGCCTGAACCCGGCGCACCTTGGCGAGCTGGTCGAGGCTCGTCATTCCGGGTTTGTCGACGAGCACGTCCTTGCCGTGGCGCATGGCGCGGATCGCGAGTTCTGCCCGCTCTGCCGAGATGGCAGCGGAGGTGATGAGCCCGATGGCCTCGTCCTCAAGAATCTGCTCGAGTGTCGCGACACGCGGTACATCCTTGTAGATGGCCGAGAATTCCGCGGCCAACGCATCGCCCTTCTCATGGAAGCCGACGAGGCGGGCGCCGGCCCTGAGAAGACAATTGACCTGGCCGTAGATATGGTTGTGGTTGAGCCCGACGGCGGCAAAACGCAATTCGTCCATGGGTAAACTCCAGCTCCCTCGATCAGCGCTTCATGCCGGTGGTGGCGATGCCTTCGATCAGAAGGCGCTGGAAGAACAGGAAGAAGAAGAACACGGGCACGAGCGACAGCGTCGACATGGCGAAGAGACCGCCCCAGTCGGAGGTGCTGCTCGAGTCAACGAAGGTCCGGAGGCCCAGCTGGATCGTGTAGGTGTTCATGTCGTTCAGGTAGATCAGCGGTCCGAAGAAATCGTCCCAGGTCCAGATGAAGGAGAAGATCGCGGCCGTTGCGAGCACCGGCAGGGAGAGCGGCAGCATGATCTTCCAGTAGATGCGCCAGGCACCGCAGCCGTCCATCATCGCCGCCTCGTCGAGTTCGCGCGGGATGCCGCGGAAGAACTGGACCATCAGGAAGATGAAGAAGGCGTCGCTCGCCAGGAATTTAGGCACCACAAGCGGCAGGAAGGTGTTCACCCAGCCGAGATTGAGGAACAGCACATATTGGGGGATGAGCGTCACGTGATAGGGGATCATCAGCGTCCCCAGCATGGTCGCGAACCAGAAATTGCGCCCGGCGAAGCGAAGACGCGCGAAGGCGTAAGCGGCGAGCGAACAGGCGACGACGTTGCCGATCACGGTCAGCACGGCGACGACGAGTGAATTCCAGAAGAAGCGGCCGAAGCTGACGTCGAGGCCGAACCAGCCGCGCAAATAGGAAGCGAAATCGATCGACGACGGCCAGAGCGACGTCGAGGCGAAGATCTCATCCTCCGGGCGCACCGACGCGGAAATCATCCACAGCAGTGGATAGAGCATCGCGATCGACGCGGCGATCAGGCCGGCGTGGACGAGGACCGACCCCAAGGGGCCGCGGCGGCCGAGCGGTGCCGATGGCGGGGCGGTTACCAGGTTCATGGTCGCGTCAGTCATCGTAGTGCACCCAGTAGCGAGAGGTCAGGAAGGAGAAGGCGGTGAAGAGCGCGATGATCAGCACCAGGATCCAGGCCAAGGCCGAGGCATAGCCCATGCGGAAATTGCCGAAGGCTTCCTGATAGAGGTAGAGCGTATAAAACAGCGTTGAGTTGATCGGGCCGCCGGTGCCGCCGGAAATGATGAAGGCGGGGGTGAAGGCCTTGAAGGCGTCGATCGTCTGCACCACCGCATTGAAGAAGATGACGGGCGTCAGCAGCGGCAGGGTGATCTTGTAGAACTGCCGGAACTTCAACGCGCCGTCGAGGCTTGCGGCCTCATACATGTCGGTCGGGATCTGGCGGAGACCCGCGAGGAAGATGATCATCGGCGAGCCGAACTGCCAGACGCTCAAGACGACCAGCGTCCAGATCGAATAGTTCGGATGCGAGATCCAGCTCGGACCCTCGATGCCGAACTGGGCAAGCAGGCTGTTGATGAGACCGTCGCCGGCAAAGAGCTGCCGCCAGAGCACGGCGATCGCAACGCTGCCGCCGAGCAGCGAGGGCAGGTAGAAAATCGCACGATAGACGGTGAGGCCCCTGACGCCGCGATCGAGAAGGATGGCGACCAGCAGCGCGAAGGCGAGCTTGAAGGGCACCGAAAGCACGACATAGAGGAACGTCACGCGCATCGCGGCGGCGAATTTCGGGTCGGCGGTCGCGATGCGCACATAGTTGGCGGCCCCGACCCATTCCGGCGCGCGGATCAGGTCGAAGCTCGTAAAGGAGAGATAGAGCGAGGCAATCGCAGGCCCGAGCGTCAGGCCGAAGAAGCCGATGAGCCACGGCAACAGAAACATGTAGCCGGCTCCGTGCTTCGCCCAGATGGAGGCCCATCGGCCCTGTGCGGCGGGGCGCGCCTTGGCGCCCGCACCGACGACGACAGCGGTATCCTGCACGGCCGCCATCTCCTTAACCTCGCGACAGGATCTGTGTGACCTCGTTCACCAGCGTCTCGCCGCCCTGCTTTGCGTCGAGCTGGCCGAAGGCCACCTGCTCGGCGACGCTGCGCAGAGCCAGCTCCGCCTCGCCGGCACCCGACGGCGGCGGTGGCGGCAGATCGCCGGCGAGCGCTCCGAGCCCCGAGACATAGTCGAGTGCTGCCCGCCCGAGGTCATCGAGCGACGGAGCGAGCGCCTCGCGTACGGACGCCGATTCCGGCACGCCGCGTTCGACGCCGAGGATTTTGGCGGCTTCCGGATCCTTGACGAAGAAGTTGACATATTTGGCGCCGAGTTCCGGATCGCTGCTCTTGGCCGACACCGAGAAGAACATCGATGGCTTGCGATAATGGCCGCCCTTGGCATCCTTGCTGATCAGCGCATGGCTGCTGAGCACGATCTTGTCTTTGTTGATCGCTTGATAGCCGACGAGCTGGTTGGAATGGGCATAGGATGTCGCCGCCTTTCCAAGCGACAAGGGGCTGGTCTCGATATTGAACTGATCGAGAGCCTGTATGTCCGCCGGTACGCAGGCCTTGTCCTCGCGCATCTTCTGCCACATGGCAAACCATTCGGCGCCGTCGTTCGCGCCGTAGGCGATCTTGCCGTCCGCGGTGAAGAGGGCCTTGCCGCGCTGGCGGAGCCAGTTTTCGAGGAGCGGCTCGACGCCGCTGCCGTCCGAGAGGCCGTAATAGCCCTTGCGCTTGCCGGCCTTGGTGATCTCTATACCCATGCGGGCGAGGTCGTCCCAGGTGGTCGACGGCGTCGGCAGGTCGACGCCTGCTTCCTCGAAGGCGACCGTGTTGACCATCATCGCCG of the Sinorhizobium chiapasense genome contains:
- a CDS encoding SMP-30/gluconolactonase/LRE family protein, yielding MSFDLTFECVLDLRCAVAESPVYDDRRNCLFFVDIGKRALHRADLTGSGHIAWTFVHGACSIGLAQSGRLVLAQRDRVVLFDPDSGTIAKEIASIEAETRDTRLNDGKVGPDGAFWVGTMHEAADRRPVASLYRVPADGTVERKVGGIICSNGLAWSADDSVLFHSDSRGPWIDRWQFDRETGAISERRRLAVLDEACGRPDGAATDVEGSYWSAGVSAGVLNCLSAEGELVRTHRFPVPTPTMPCFAGPDRKTLFVTSLRPAGVGEDSRAGGIFAARSPIAGVAVQRFDDRRL
- a CDS encoding class I SAM-dependent methyltransferase, with translation MTSNFTVHDAAGYEQLMGRWSQRLAPLFIEFSGLADGEKVLDVGCGTGSLTFALARTAGPAEITAIDYSPVFVQEASRRNTDPRVKIRQADACALPFEDGTFDRALALLVLHFVPEADKAVAEMRRVVRPGGVVAAAVWDHLGGMPGMRMMVDTVAALGEGGRQLRERYCFQPMMQPGEMKRTFVEQGLVDVSETQLMIRMDYQNFDDYWAPIAAGEGPLGKYVMALGATERARTDAAVRDAYEAGRPDGPRSFANIAWACRGIVP
- a CDS encoding sigma-70 family RNA polymerase sigma factor, giving the protein MTNTNHEDAAAGFDPLRPKLMRVAYRMLGSVADAEDMVQEAFIRWMGADRSAVREPEAFLRRTVARLCLDQLKSARRQRETYVGPWLPDPIVEEEQEEDVTLPLMLALERLSPLERAAFLLHDVFGLGFEEVATTIQRDPAACRQLASRARTHVREARPRFQIEKQKSLEIAEAFFTASRSGDMTTLGAMLAADVSIHADGGGKRPAAMKPIIGFDAVMTVHEQLAVLFQKNGSKLVRAGFVNGLPGFVTLEADGELQTTALEIEDGKVAAIYVMRNPDKLRHLH
- a CDS encoding carboxymuconolactone decarboxylase family protein codes for the protein MTAKLDLFAAAPSLMKNWMSTSVAVESSLEPSLIELVKIRASQINGCANCINMHTVEAREKGETEQRIYLLPAWREAPCYSDRERAALGWTEALTRLSEGHAHERAFEALRAHFSEEEQVKLTLMINVINGWNRLAVGFGLWVDPAAARAAAQAAA
- a CDS encoding redoxin family protein, with product MSAPHADHPLQPGDRAPNIVLDAISREGTIALDDFRGRSPLLIGLFRGLLCPFCRRHVAAMAQLNTALREKGVNSLAVVNTPVERARLYFRYHPIPGLLAASDPERASHRAFGLSLLEITENETDWPHKVGMDVVTTMRVDRPGELPEPMNPDAAGDLLNTKDGYEITEADQQVRVPGYMQLVGHFLLDREGVVRWSFTEVEDEGRNVCRALNPEDLMSAASEVAS
- a CDS encoding ABC transporter ATP-binding protein, whose product is MATSVVLQKVEKRYGALDVIHGIDLTIDPGEFAVFVGPSGCGKSTLLRMIAGLEEISGGTLMLDNDRMNEVAPAKRGIAMVFQSYALYPHMSVYKNLAFGLETAGYRKADIEPKVRRAAEILQIEKLLDRKPKALSGGQRQRVAIGRAIVREPRIFLFDEPLSNLDAELRVQMRVEISRLHRDLGNTMIYVTHDQVEAMTMADKIVVLNSGRIEQVGAPLDLYNHPVNRFVAGFIGSPKMNFLKARIAAIGEAETAIQVCGGTIRLPRALSGAAPGQDVTFGIRPEHLSAHNDGITLAPINVELVENLGGETMLYGITPDHQHITVALEGQQKVERGTNLAVYFDPSRCHVFGADGKAM
- a CDS encoding Gfo/Idh/MocA family protein — its product is MSVKTVAIIGCGIGRSHIVEGYLPHPDKFRVTALCDLNEERLNEVGNEFGIEKRTTSFKELLADDSIDIIDICTPPGIHLEQVLDALASGKHVICEKPLTGSLKGVDRIMEAEKQARGVLMPIFQYRYGDGIEKAKRIIDAGIAGKPYVGSVETFWSRTPEYYSVPWRGKWETELGGVLVTHALHLHDMMLHLLGPVARVFGRVATRVNDIEVEDCASASLLMQNGAFVSLSCTLGSQEQISRLRLHFENVTFESSHEPYAPGKDPWKIIAANETVQAEIDDVIGDWRPVSPRFTTQMEHFHAFLSCKGPLPVTTKDARQALELVTAIYQSADTGREITLPIGPESPKYANWRANTR
- a CDS encoding Gfo/Idh/MocA family protein, producing the protein MDELRFAAVGLNHNHIYGQVNCLLRAGARLVGFHEKGDALAAEFSAIYKDVPRVATLEQILEDEAIGLITSAAISAERAELAIRAMRHGKDVLVDKPGMTSLDQLAKVRRVQAETGRIFSILYSEHFESPATVKAGELTAAGAIGEVVHMVGLGPHRLRRESRPDWFFRRSDYGGILTDIASHQCEQFLFFAGASDATILSASVDNRSVPDSPELQDTGNIHLSTGKATGMIHVNWLTPDGMPTWGDGRLFIVGTTGTIEVRKTVDLAGRAGGNHLFLAGRSGVEHIDCSGVDLPFGRQFLADIRDRTETAMPQERCFKAMELALSAQAIAERNQEKN
- a CDS encoding carbohydrate ABC transporter permease; protein product: MTDATMNLVTAPPSAPLGRRGPLGSVLVHAGLIAASIAMLYPLLWMISASVRPEDEIFASTSLWPSSIDFASYLRGWFGLDVSFGRFFWNSLVVAVLTVIGNVVACSLAAYAFARLRFAGRNFWFATMLGTLMIPYHVTLIPQYVLFLNLGWVNTFLPLVVPKFLASDAFFIFLMVQFFRGIPRELDEAAMMDGCGAWRIYWKIMLPLSLPVLATAAIFSFIWTWDDFFGPLIYLNDMNTYTIQLGLRTFVDSSSTSDWGGLFAMSTLSLVPVFFFFLFFQRLLIEGIATTGMKR
- a CDS encoding carbohydrate ABC transporter permease — protein: MAAVQDTAVVVGAGAKARPAAQGRWASIWAKHGAGYMFLLPWLIGFFGLTLGPAIASLYLSFTSFDLIRAPEWVGAANYVRIATADPKFAAAMRVTFLYVVLSVPFKLAFALLVAILLDRGVRGLTVYRAIFYLPSLLGGSVAIAVLWRQLFAGDGLINSLLAQFGIEGPSWISHPNYSIWTLVVLSVWQFGSPMIIFLAGLRQIPTDMYEAASLDGALKFRQFYKITLPLLTPVIFFNAVVQTIDAFKAFTPAFIISGGTGGPINSTLFYTLYLYQEAFGNFRMGYASALAWILVLIIALFTAFSFLTSRYWVHYDD
- a CDS encoding ABC transporter substrate-binding protein, whose product is MTHRISRRSVLAGGAALLSYAAFAPRAFSEEARLRLLWWGSQTRADRTNKVSELFKTANPGVAINGEFLGWSDYWPRLATQVAGGNAPDVIQMDYRYIVEYAQRGALAPLDSYLGSVLKVEDFDQVQIKGGSVDGKLYGISLGANSTAMMVNTVAFEEAGVDLPTPSTTWDDLARMGIEITKAGKRKGYYGLSDGSGVEPLLENWLRQRGKALFTADGKIAYGANDGAEWFAMWQKMREDKACVPADIQALDQFNIETSPLSLGKAATSYAHSNQLVGYQAINKDKIVLSSHALISKDAKGGHYRKPSMFFSVSAKSSDPELGAKYVNFFVKDPEAAKILGVERGVPESASVREALAPSLDDLGRAALDYVSGLGALAGDLPPPPPSGAGEAELALRSVAEQVAFGQLDAKQGGETLVNEVTQILSRG